The Coffea eugenioides isolate CCC68of chromosome 8, Ceug_1.0, whole genome shotgun sequence genome has a segment encoding these proteins:
- the LOC113781019 gene encoding probable LRR receptor-like serine/threonine-protein kinase At1g06840, whose product MPCSRVSILGVSAIAGLFWALLLAGADGQVTDPTEVRALQAIKLNLIDPNGILSGWSRGDPCVSNWRGVLCFDRQVANGYHHVRELHLLNLNLSGSLSAEVGRLAYLRILDVMWNAIGGSIPKEIGNMTNLEMLLLSGNQFTGSLPEEIGYLENLERIQIDQNQISGQLPKSFSNLKVAKHLHMNNNSLSGQIPPELSRVPSLVHLLLDNNNLSGYLPPDFSLLPNLLILQVDNNNFSGTSIPGTYKNLSHVLKMSFRNCSLQGPIPDLSNMVNLLYIDFSFNGLSGFMPQSNISGNITTIDLSHNDLSGTIPMNLSGLPYLQRLSLANNLYNGSVPSIIWPNTTMTGNEALTIDLQNNRFLNVSSRLILPSNVTMRLKGNPMCANVTLTKFCGTEDEDAGNIVNSTNSSFCPPQACPAPYEFAPASPVPCLCALPLYVGYRLKSPGFQDFRPYIHQFVLHLTSVLQLELYQLYINSTAWEEGPRLRMYLKIFPVYDNIYLNLFSKSEVLRIQTMFTSWEIPDADIFGPSELLNFTIPEPYDDVISPSASGLSKAAIGGIVSGAIAAAAILCACMLWLILRFRKRKHHAVSKGHNLSKISVKIDGVKKFSYKEMALATNNFDSSSQVGQGGYGKVFKGILADGNIVAIKRAQVGSMQGEKEFLTEIELLSRLHHRNLVSLIGYCDEEGEQMLVYEFLSDGTLRDHLSGKSKEPLSFTMRLRIALGSAKGILYLHTEANPPIFHRDIKATNILLDSGFTAKVADFGLSRLAPIPDLEGTAPAYVSTVVKGTPGYLDPDYFLTRKLTDKSDVYSLGVVFLELLTGMPPIVQGKNIVREVKDAYSSGRMISVIDKHIGSHLPDCVEKFMTLALKCCEEETGARPSMAEVVRELEDIWLLMPEPEAKLAESSATSPGGYAILSSSAATRNPHTSSDDSLGRDPGSEVISTLTPR is encoded by the exons ATGCCCTGCTCACGAGTTTCGATACTAGGAGTGAGTGCGATTGCGGGGCTTTTCTGGGCTTTGCTTCTGGCGGGAGCAGATGGCCAAGTAACAGATCCTACAGAAG TCAGAGCATTGCAGGCTATAAAGCTAAATTTGATTGATCCAAATGGGATTCTCAGTGGCTGGAGTAGAGGAGACCCATGTGTTTCAAATTGGAGAGGAGTCCTGTGCTTTGATAGACAAGTCGCTAATGGCTATCATCATGTCAGAGAATT GCATTTACTTAACCTGAACCTGTCAGGAAGCTTATCAGCTGAGGTTGGCCGTCTAGCTTACTTAAGGATACT CGATGTCATGTGGAATGCAATTGGTGGGTCAATACCCAAAGAGATAGGGAATATGACCAACTTAGAAATGCT GCTCCTAAGTGGTAATCAATTCACTGGTTCCTTGCCTGAAGAGATTGGTTACCTTGAAAACTTGGAAAGGATACAAATTGACCAGAACCAGATATCTGGACAGTTAcctaaatcattttcaaacttgaAGGTGGCAAAGCACCT CCACATGAATAACAACTCACTTAGCGGTCAAATCCCACCTGAGCTATCTAGAGTTCCGAGTCTTGTTCACCT GTTACTGGATAATAACAATTTGTCAGGGTATCTACCACCGGATTTCTCCTTGCTTCCAAATTTGCTTATACT TCAAGTTGATAACAATAATTTCAGTGGGACTTCAATACCCGGTACTTACAAGAACCTCTCCCATGTATTGAAAAT GAGTTTCCGGAACTGCAGCCTGCAAGGACCGATCCCAGACCTGAGCAACATGGTTAACCTTTTATATAT AGATTTCAGCTTTAATGGGCTAAGTGGATTTATGCCCCAAAGTAATATCTCTGGGAATATCACAACTAT CGATCTATCACACAATGATCTTTCTGGAACTATTCCTATGAACTTGTCAGGTCTACCTTATTTGCAAAGATT GTCACTTGCAAACAATTTGTATAATGGTTCTGTACCATCAATTATTTGGCCAAATACGACTATGACTGGCAATGAAGCACTTACAAT AGATCTGCAGAATAACAGGTTTTTAAATGTCTCCAGCAGACTTATTCTCCCTTCAAATGTCACGATGAG GCTTAAAGGAAATCCTATGTGCGCAAATGTTACCTTAACCAAGTTCTGTGGAACTGAAGACGAAGATGCTGGGAATATCGTTAACTCAACAAACTCCAGTTTTTGCCCTCCTCAAGCTTGCCCAGCCCCTTATGAATTTGCACCAGCATCTCCTGTTCCTTGCTTGTGTGCTTTACCTCTCTATGTTGGTTATCGTTTGAAGAGTCCAGGTTTCCAAGATTTCCGGCCCTATATCCATCAGTTTGTGCTGCATCTAACCTCTGTTTTGCAACTAGAACTTTATCAGCTTTATATCAATTCAACTGCATGGGAAGAGGGCCCTCGACTGAGGATGTACTTGAAGATTTTTCCAGTATATGATAATATTTACTTGAACCTGTTCAGTAAGAGTGAAGTTCTTCGAATTCAGACAATGTTCACATCATGGGAGATTCCCGATGCTGATATTTTTGGTCCTTCGGAACTTCTAAACTTTACTATTCCGGAACCTTATGATGACG TAATTTCTCCTTCAGCTTCTGGTTTAAGCAAGGCTGCCATAGGCGGCATTGTTTCAGGGGCCATTGCTGCTGCAGCTATACTATGTGCTTGTATGCTGTGGCTTATCTTGAGATTCCGCAAGAGGAAACATCATGCAGTTTCAAAAGGACATAACT TGTCAAAGATCTCGGTCAAAATTGATGGTGtgaaaaaattttcttacaaAGAAATGGCTCTTGCAACCAACAACTTTGATAGCTCTAGCCAAGTTGGACAAGGAGGGTATGGAAAAGTCTTTAAAGGCATTCTAGCTGATGGAAATATTGTTGCCATTAAGCGTGCTCAAGTGGGTTCAATGCAAGGTGAAAAGGAGTTCCTTACAGAAATAGAACTCCTATCAAGATTACATCATAGAAACTTGGTTTCTCTGATTGGATACTGCGATGAAGAAGGTGAACAG ATGTTGGTTTACGAATTCTTGTCTGATGGTACCTTGAGGGATCACCTGTCTG GCAAGTCTAAGGAGCCTCTTAGTTTCACTATGAGGTTGAGAATTGCGTTAGGTTCAGCTAAGGGAATCCTCTACCTACATACAGAAGCTAATCCTCCTATATTTCATCGAGATATCAAGGCAACAAACATACTATTAGACTCTGGCTTTACAGCTAAGGTTGCCGATTTTGGACTCTCACGGCTTGCTCCAATTCCTGATCTTGAAGGAACTGCTCCTGCTTATGTATCTACTGTTGTTAAGGGGACTCCG GGTTACCTTGATCCAGACTATTTCCTGACTCGTAAGCTTACTGATAAAAGTGATGTTTATAGCCTGGGTGTGGTATTTCTGGAGCTGTTGACAGGAATGCCACCAATTGTACAGGGCAAAAACATTGTCCGTGAG GTGAAGGATGCCTATAGTTCGGGTAGGATGATTTCGGTCATTGATAAGCATATAGGATCTCATCTCCCTGACTGTGTAGAGAAGTTCATGACTCTAGCTCTCAAGTGCTGTGAAGAAGAGACAGGGGCCCGACCTTCAATGGCAGAAGTGGTGAGAGAGCTTGAAGACATTTGGCTACTAATGCCAGAGCCTGAAGCTAAACTAGCAGAATCCTCTGCCACTAGCCCTGGAGGATATGCAATTTTATCTTCATCCGCTGCAACGAGAAATCCTCACACTTCCTCTGATGATTCCCTTGGCAGAGACCCTGGCAGTGAAGTAATCTCCACCCTCACACCTAGATGA
- the LOC113780150 gene encoding probable LRR receptor-like serine/threonine-protein kinase At3g47570 — translation MTLGSIPPSLGKISSLRILSISRNNLGGNIPAEIGRLSNLHVLEQSSNKLLGAVPPQLYNISTLRIFSITNNLLSGRIPATVGLTLPNLTLFSADLNQFFGSIPTTLANALGLIKFSIEDNSITGPIPQNLGRLQELQVLHFGHNPLGTGKANDISFISSLTNCTNLQILSLSRIQIGGILPTAIANLSTKLTSLWLNDNIISSSLPSGIGNLELYLSNNSFTGEIPSTIGDSSELQILVLEQNMLTGQIPASLAKLNFISTLNLSYNMLEGEVPMDGIFANSSTFLALGNGKLCGGIKALNLSSCPKPTKKKAKLSTPIVIVIAITIPLAIVLLLIFAYAIHRLRSSKQQLSFSSAAEKQNQKLSHAELYDSTNDFSSENLIGEGKYGSVYKGVLKPGEQMVAVKVLKIHQHGAHKSFLAECVALRNIRHRNLVKIITSCSSLDFKHNDFKALIFKYVPNGILENWLHPRSAEEEGQSLMKLQLIQRLNIAIDVASVLDYLHNHCGTPIIHCDIKPSNIFLGDDFRALVSDFGLAKFLSSIKGKSHQHQSSSVAIRGTVGYVAPEYGMGGEVSTQGDVYSYGILLLELFTGKRPTDSMFTEDFSLHSYVKTALSHQVMEIVDPKISMEAESIAGMITNTSKGSIISQEKCYLSMFWIGVSCSAKIKRDRMNIKDVLSGLQAIRNEFIRVINESQMR, via the exons ATGACTTTAG GCAGCATTCCACCATCTTTGGGTAAAATTTCCTCTCTTCGGATACTTAGCATATCAAGAAACAATCTAGGTGGAAATATTCCAGCTGAGATTGGCCGGCTTTCAAATCTACATGTCCTTGAGCAGTCCTCAAATAAACTTTTAGGTGCAGTTCCTCCTCAGCTCTACAACATTTCAACTCTCCGGATCTTTTCTATTACTAACAATCTATTAAGTGGACGGATTCCTGCTACTGTGGGATTGACTCTTCCAAACCTTACTTTATTTTCGGCTGATTTGAACCAATTCTTTGGATCAATTCCAACTACATTAGCAAATGCTTTAGGGCTTATAAAATTTAGCATAGAAGACAATTCAATCACGGGACCAATTCCACAAAATCTAGGTAGGCTGCAAGAACTTCAGGTTTTACATTTTGGCCATAATCCCCTTGGAACTGGTAAAGCAAATGATATTAGCTTTATTTCCTCCTTAACAAATTGCACAAATCTACAAATATTGAGTTTGTCAAGAATTCAAATTGGAGGCATACTACCAACtgccattgccaatctttcaacCAAACTCACATCTTTGTGGCTGAATGATAACATTATATCTAGTAGCTTACCTTCTGGGATTGGAAACCTT GAGCTTTATCTGTCTAATAATAGCTTCACAGGAGAAATTCCTTCAACAATCGGTGACAGTTCAGAACTACAAATTCTTGTATTAGAACAGAACATGCTTacag GGCAAATTCCAGCTTCTTTGGCAAAATTAAACTTCATCAGCACTCTAAATCTTTCCTATAATATGCTAGAGGGTGAAGTGCCAATGGATGGGATCTTTGCAAACTCTAGCACCTTTTTAGCACTAGGGAATGGAAAGCTATGCGGAGGAATCAAAGCATTGAACTTATCATCTTGTCCTAAACCTACCAAAAAGAAAGCAAAGCTGTCTACTCCTATAGTAATAGTTATTGCCATTACTATTCCTCTAGCTATAGTTTTACTACTCATATTTGCCTATGCAATTCATAGACTAAGAAGCTCAAAACAACAATTATCTTTTAGCTCTGCAGCAGAAAAACAGAATCAGAAGCTCTCACATGCAGAATTATATGATTCCACCAATGATTTTTCTTCAGAAAATTTGATTGGTGAAGGTAAATATGGCTCTGTTTACAAAGGGGTCCTCAAACCTGGTGAGCAAATGGTTGCTGTTAAGGTTCTTAAGATCCACCAACACGGTGCCCATAAGAGCTTCTTGGCTGAATGTGTAGCATTGAGAAACATCCGCCATCGAAACCTTGTCAAGATCATAACCTCTTGTTCAAGTTTAGACTTCAAGCACAACGATTTCAAGGCTTTGATTTTCAAATATGTGCCTAATGGAATTTTAGAGAATTGGTTACATCCAAGGTCAGCTGAGGAAGAGGGACAAAGCCTAATGAAGCTCCAGTTGATACAAAGACTGAATATTGCAATCGATGTTGCGTCCGTGTTGGATTACCTTCATAACCATTGTGGGACACCGATTATCCACTGTGATATAAAGCCAAGCAACATATTTCTAGGTGATGATTTTCGTGCCTTGGTTAGTGATTTTGGCCTAGCAAAATTTCTTTCCTCCATCAAAGGTAAATCCCATCAACATCAAAGCAGCTCAGTAGCAATTAGAGGAACAGTTGGATATGTTGCTCCAG AATATGGCATGGGTGGAGAGGTATCAACACAAGGAGATGTATACAGCTATGGTATTCTATTGCTTGAATTGTTTACAGGGAAAAGGCCTACTGATAGCATGTTCACAGAAGATTTTAGTCTCCATAGTTATGTTAAGACGGCTCTTTCCCATCAAGTAATGGAAATTGTTGATCCAAAGATCTCAATGGAAGCAGAATCCATAGCAGGCATGATCACCAATACAAGCAAAGGCAGCATCATCAGTCAGGAGAAATGCTACCTATCGATGTTTTGGATTGGTGTTTCATGCTCTGCAAAAATTAAGAGGGACAGGATGAATATTAAAGATGTCCTCAGTGGATTACAAGCAATCAGGAATGAGTTTATTCGGGTTATAAATGAGAGCCAAATGAGATGA